From one Bacillus sp. FJAT-42376 genomic stretch:
- a CDS encoding YlmC/YmxH family sporulation protein, producing MMNISEFQTKDIVNVSDGKKLGSIGDFDINVTTGKIQAIIITGPGKMLGFFGREEEFVIPWRNIVKIGEDVILVRMSSKNGPAE from the coding sequence TTGATGAATATATCCGAGTTTCAAACGAAAGACATCGTGAATGTATCGGATGGCAAAAAGCTCGGCAGCATTGGAGATTTTGATATAAATGTTACCACAGGCAAGATTCAGGCGATTATCATTACGGGTCCAGGCAAAATGCTTGGATTTTTCGGACGGGAAGAGGAATTTGTTATTCCATGGCGAAACATAGTAAAGATTGGAGAAGACGTGATCCTGGTAAGGATGTCTTCAAAAAATGGTCCTGCTGAATAA
- the pgeF gene encoding peptidoglycan editing factor PgeF, whose translation MSTEPFTKERQTFLRLITTNPSSITAGFTVKEGGVSEAPFSSLNMGLHVNDDPSHVVSNRDICANAAGIPLSNWVFADQVHGCHIAEAGLEHRGNGAFDYATALPETDGIYTKQPNLVLALAYADCVPVFFYEEETGLVGIAHAGWKGSVLDIGGAMIRRFEEEGADIRHIQAVIGPSIGACCYKVDERVIAEVDKLFEGHEELPYIEAEPGQYSLDLKKLNKALLLKAGLHRENISVSNRCTSCEEDLFFSHRRDLGKTGRMVGFIGRKEEGS comes from the coding sequence ATGAGTACGGAGCCATTTACAAAAGAACGGCAAACATTTTTACGTTTAATCACCACGAATCCTTCTTCCATTACAGCAGGCTTTACCGTGAAGGAGGGAGGAGTCAGCGAGGCGCCTTTTTCCTCTTTGAATATGGGTCTTCATGTGAATGACGATCCCTCCCATGTTGTTTCAAACCGTGATATCTGTGCAAACGCAGCGGGAATTCCGCTGTCGAACTGGGTTTTTGCCGATCAGGTTCACGGCTGCCATATTGCAGAAGCCGGGCTTGAGCACCGGGGAAACGGAGCATTTGACTATGCAACTGCGCTGCCTGAAACAGATGGCATCTATACTAAGCAGCCCAACCTTGTTCTGGCTCTTGCCTACGCGGATTGTGTGCCTGTCTTTTTTTATGAAGAAGAGACCGGGCTTGTCGGAATTGCGCATGCAGGCTGGAAGGGGAGCGTTCTTGATATAGGGGGAGCGATGATTCGCCGCTTTGAAGAAGAAGGGGCAGACATCCGCCATATTCAGGCTGTTATCGGACCTTCGATCGGAGCGTGCTGCTACAAAGTAGACGAGCGGGTAATTGCAGAAGTCGATAAGCTGTTCGAAGGGCACGAAGAGCTTCCTTATATCGAGGCAGAGCCCGGACAGTATTCTCTGGATCTTAAGAAGCTGAACAAAGCCCTGTTATTGAAAGCAGGATTGCATAGAGAAAATATATCGGTATCCAATCGGTGTACAAGCTGTGAAGAAGACTTGTTTTTCTCACACCGCAGAGATCTCGGAAAAACAGGGAGAATGGTTGGATTTATTGGACGCAAGGAGGAGGGCTCCTGA
- a CDS encoding YggS family pyridoxal phosphate-dependent enzyme: MEVKENLSVIKENIHAACRRSGRDPKEVQLVAVTKYVTAERAEEAIAAGIFHLGENRDEGLSEKFETIGTNAVWHFIGSLQTRKVKNIIDKVSYIHSLDRLSLAKEIDKRASAPVDCFVQVNTSGEESKHGLKPEEVIPFIKKCSEYPAVRIAGLMTMAPNTDDTSIIRRTFQRLRAIKEEAQQLGLNHAPCTELSMGMSNDYQIAIEEGATFIRIGSSLVG, translated from the coding sequence TTGGAAGTTAAAGAAAACCTGTCTGTCATCAAAGAGAACATTCATGCAGCCTGCAGACGGTCGGGCCGTGATCCAAAGGAAGTGCAGCTTGTAGCGGTTACGAAATATGTGACGGCTGAACGGGCGGAAGAGGCAATTGCGGCCGGAATTTTTCACCTCGGGGAAAACCGGGATGAAGGGCTCTCCGAAAAGTTTGAAACAATCGGCACAAATGCAGTCTGGCATTTCATCGGCTCTCTGCAGACAAGAAAAGTAAAAAACATCATTGACAAGGTTTCATACATACATTCTTTGGACAGGTTATCTCTGGCAAAGGAAATTGACAAGCGGGCCAGCGCCCCTGTTGACTGCTTTGTACAAGTGAACACGTCCGGAGAAGAATCGAAGCATGGCTTGAAACCGGAAGAGGTTATTCCATTTATTAAGAAATGCAGCGAATATCCTGCTGTGCGCATTGCAGGATTGATGACGATGGCACCGAATACAGATGACACCTCTATCATACGCCGTACTTTTCAGCGTCTTCGGGCAATAAAGGAAGAGGCGCAGCAATTGGGGCTGAATCATGCCCCGTGCACAGAACTGTCTATGGGCATGTCAAATGACTATCAGATTGCCATTGAAGAAGGAGCCACTTTTATCAGAATCGGCTCTTCCCTAGTAGGATAA
- a CDS encoding cell division protein SepF — translation MSIKNRFKNFFALDEEEYEYIDNQRYEEEEYAAPEQELPRKEGKQNVVSLQSVQKSSKVVLCEPRAYSEAQDIADQLKNRRAIVVNLQRIQHDQAKRIVDFLSGTVYAIGGDIQKIGMNIFLCTPDNVDVSGTISELAVEEEPQRW, via the coding sequence ATGAGCATTAAAAACCGTTTCAAAAACTTTTTTGCTCTTGACGAAGAGGAATATGAATATATTGATAATCAAAGATATGAAGAGGAGGAGTACGCTGCTCCCGAGCAGGAACTTCCCCGCAAAGAAGGAAAACAAAATGTGGTTAGTTTGCAAAGTGTTCAGAAATCCTCTAAAGTAGTGCTATGCGAGCCCCGCGCCTATTCTGAAGCGCAGGATATAGCCGACCAGCTGAAAAACCGCCGGGCCATTGTTGTCAATCTGCAGCGCATCCAGCATGATCAGGCAAAGCGGATTGTAGACTTTCTTAGCGGAACCGTGTATGCAATTGGCGGTGATATCCAAAAAATCGGAATGAATATCTTCCTGTGTACGCCCGATAATGTAGATGTATCAGGAACCATTTCCGAGTTGGCAGTTGAAGAAGAACCTCAAAGGTGGTAA
- a CDS encoding YggT family protein produces the protein MYLVFSVISALLRVYVYAIIIYILMSWFPNAKDSKFGQILASICEPFLEPFRRIIPAIAMIDLSPIAAILVLNLAQGGVWSLYRMIA, from the coding sequence ATGTATTTAGTGTTTTCAGTGATCTCGGCTTTATTGAGGGTGTATGTGTATGCCATCATCATTTACATCCTGATGTCCTGGTTCCCGAATGCGAAGGATAGCAAATTCGGACAGATATTGGCATCCATCTGCGAACCCTTTTTAGAACCTTTCCGCAGAATTATCCCGGCTATCGCCATGATCGATCTCTCCCCAATTGCAGCGATTCTTGTTTTGAACCTTGCACAGGGCGGGGTTTGGTCATTATATCGGATGATTGCCTAA
- a CDS encoding RNA-binding protein: MTDLFQHFREDERDFIEKVLGWKEYVLSSYSPKLTDFLDPREQEIVRSLIGDQKEVKAAFEGGTPQAERKRALLYPEYMEPVREDFSLTLFTIRYPSKFIKLEHRQILGALMSIGLKRSKYGDILMDQETVQLIAAEEMDDFLRLQLTEIGRTKVELRKSDFSEVIARHDEWTESSTTVSSLRLDAVLAAIYGLSRQKVQPLIQAGQVKLNWRTAEQGSIECQEGDRISVRGFGRSRVTEILGRTKKDKIRLLYGRQK; encoded by the coding sequence ATGACAGATTTATTTCAGCATTTCAGAGAAGATGAACGTGATTTTATTGAAAAGGTTTTGGGCTGGAAAGAGTATGTCCTTTCCTCATACAGCCCGAAACTCACCGATTTCCTCGATCCGAGAGAACAGGAAATTGTCCGATCGCTAATCGGGGATCAAAAAGAGGTTAAGGCTGCCTTTGAAGGAGGAACACCCCAGGCGGAAAGAAAGCGGGCACTTCTTTATCCTGAGTATATGGAACCTGTGAGAGAAGACTTCTCTCTTACTCTTTTCACCATACGCTACCCTTCGAAGTTTATTAAGCTCGAGCATCGCCAAATTTTGGGGGCGCTGATGTCTATAGGATTGAAGCGTTCCAAATACGGTGATATTTTAATGGATCAGGAAACGGTTCAGCTTATCGCAGCAGAAGAGATGGATGATTTTCTAAGACTCCAGCTGACCGAGATTGGCCGGACAAAGGTTGAATTAAGAAAATCGGATTTTTCCGAGGTCATTGCGAGGCATGATGAGTGGACAGAATCTTCAACAACCGTCAGCTCTCTGCGGCTGGACGCCGTTCTGGCTGCCATTTACGGCCTTTCCCGCCAGAAAGTTCAGCCGCTTATACAAGCGGGACAGGTTAAACTGAATTGGCGGACAGCCGAGCAGGGTTCGATTGAATGCCAGGAAGGGGACCGGATATCGGTCAGGGGATTCGGGAGAAGCAGAGTGACTGAAATTTTAGGCAGAACAAAAAAAGATAAAATCAGGCTCCTCTATGGCAGGCAAAAATAA
- a CDS encoding DivIVA domain-containing protein: MPLTPLDIHNKEFNKGFRGYDEDEVNEFLDQVIKDYEMVLRDKKEFETRVGEMEEKLGHYTVIEETLNKSILIAQETAEEVKRNAQKEAKLIIKEAEKNADRIINESLSKSRKVAMEIEELKKQSKVFRTRFQMLIEAQLDLLKNDDWDHLLEYEVESVYADEEEEAKYRS, from the coding sequence GTGCCTTTAACACCGCTTGATATTCATAATAAGGAATTTAATAAAGGATTCCGCGGTTATGATGAAGACGAAGTAAATGAATTTCTTGATCAGGTAATTAAAGATTATGAAATGGTCCTCCGCGATAAAAAGGAATTTGAAACACGCGTGGGGGAGATGGAAGAAAAGCTGGGCCACTATACGGTCATCGAGGAGACTTTAAATAAATCCATTCTCATCGCCCAGGAAACGGCAGAAGAAGTAAAGCGCAATGCACAGAAGGAAGCAAAACTGATTATTAAAGAAGCGGAAAAGAATGCAGACCGCATCATCAATGAATCTCTTTCGAAATCACGCAAGGTGGCGATGGAGATTGAAGAACTGAAAAAACAGTCCAAAGTTTTCCGCACCCGTTTTCAAATGCTGATTGAAGCACAGCTTGATCTTTTGAAAAATGACGATTGGGATCATCTTCTTGAATATGAAGTGGAAAGCGTTTATGCAGATGAAGAAGAAGAGGCAAAATACCGTTCTTGA
- the ileS gene encoding isoleucine--tRNA ligase: MDYKDTLLMPKTEFPMRGNLPKREPEMQEKWEQMNIYKMVQDHTKDRPLFILHDGPPYANGDIHMGHALNKILKDFIVRYKSMSGYHAPYVPGWDTHGLPIETALTKNKKVNRKEMSVAEFRKLCEQYAWDQINGQREQFKRLGVRGDWENPYVTLQPEYEAQQILVFGEMAKKGYIYKGKKPVYWSPSSESALAEAEIEYQDKKSPSIYVAFDVADGKGVLEEDEKIIIWTTTPWTIPANLGIAVHPDLEYSVVRANGARYVVASDLLNAVAKELEWEEHELVRTVRGKEMEKISAKHPIYGRESLVVLGEHVTTDAGTGCVHTAPGHGEDDFIVGQKYGLDVLCPVDEKGVMTAEAPGFEGLFYDEANKPITEKLQENGSLLKLQFFTHSYPHDWRTKKPVIFRATAQWFASIKDFRHDLLEAVKETKWVPAWGETRLYNMVRDRGDWCISRQRAWGVPIPVFYAENGEPIITDETISHVSDLFREHGSNIWFEWETQDLLPEEFTHEGSPNGTFTKETDIMDVWFDSGSSHQAVLHERDDLQRPADLYLEGSDQYRGWFNSSLSTAVAVTGKAPYKGVLSHGFALDGQGRKMSKSVGNVVLPSKVMNQLGGDILRLWVASVDYQADVRVSDAILKQVAEVYRKIRNTFRFLLGNLADFTPADAVDWENLRDVDRYMLVKLNKLIDKVKKAYDDYEFAVIYHAVHNFCTIELSAFYLDFAKDVLYIEGENHSDRRAIQTVLHQTLLALTKLTAPILPHTADEVWEHIESEQAESVQLTDMPESSVFENADALEEKWDAFMSLRDDVLKALETARNEKVIGKSLTAKITLYPDQAAKALLESVDEDLKQLFIVSGFELGGDMNEAPENAQEFSNVKITVEAAEGDTCERCWIVTPEVGKDEEHPGLCARCADIVKKEYASN, translated from the coding sequence ATGGATTACAAAGATACGCTGCTCATGCCGAAAACGGAGTTCCCGATGCGCGGAAACTTACCGAAGCGTGAACCGGAAATGCAGGAAAAATGGGAACAGATGAACATTTACAAAATGGTTCAGGACCATACAAAGGACCGCCCGCTGTTCATTTTGCATGACGGACCTCCTTATGCGAACGGTGATATCCACATGGGCCATGCCCTTAATAAAATTCTGAAAGACTTTATCGTACGCTACAAGTCCATGAGCGGCTATCATGCCCCGTATGTTCCTGGATGGGATACTCACGGACTTCCAATCGAAACAGCCCTGACGAAAAATAAAAAAGTGAACCGCAAAGAAATGTCCGTTGCCGAATTCCGAAAGCTGTGCGAACAGTACGCATGGGATCAGATCAATGGTCAGCGGGAACAGTTCAAACGTCTCGGAGTGAGAGGCGACTGGGAAAATCCTTATGTCACCCTTCAGCCTGAATATGAAGCACAGCAAATCCTTGTATTTGGCGAAATGGCGAAAAAGGGATACATCTATAAAGGAAAAAAACCGGTCTACTGGTCCCCATCCAGCGAATCCGCGCTTGCTGAAGCGGAAATTGAATATCAGGATAAAAAATCTCCATCCATCTATGTTGCGTTCGATGTAGCCGATGGAAAAGGCGTCCTTGAAGAAGATGAAAAAATCATCATCTGGACTACTACACCTTGGACAATTCCTGCGAACCTTGGAATCGCTGTTCATCCTGACCTGGAGTATAGTGTGGTGCGTGCAAACGGTGCAAGATACGTTGTGGCGTCAGATCTATTAAACGCCGTTGCTAAAGAACTTGAGTGGGAAGAGCATGAACTTGTGCGCACAGTTCGAGGTAAAGAGATGGAAAAAATCTCTGCGAAGCACCCGATCTATGGAAGAGAATCTCTTGTTGTTCTTGGTGAACATGTTACGACGGATGCAGGAACAGGCTGTGTCCATACCGCTCCAGGCCATGGGGAGGATGACTTCATCGTAGGACAGAAATACGGTCTGGACGTTCTATGCCCGGTTGATGAAAAAGGGGTCATGACAGCTGAGGCTCCTGGTTTTGAAGGACTGTTTTATGATGAAGCGAACAAACCGATCACGGAAAAACTTCAGGAAAACGGTTCTCTGCTTAAACTTCAGTTCTTTACACACTCTTACCCTCATGACTGGAGAACGAAGAAACCGGTCATCTTCAGAGCCACCGCTCAGTGGTTTGCTTCCATTAAAGACTTCCGTCATGACCTGTTGGAAGCCGTGAAGGAAACGAAATGGGTTCCGGCCTGGGGAGAGACAAGACTGTATAACATGGTCCGCGACCGCGGCGACTGGTGCATTTCAAGACAGCGTGCATGGGGTGTTCCGATCCCGGTATTTTATGCTGAAAACGGTGAACCAATCATCACGGATGAAACAATCAGCCATGTGTCAGACTTATTCCGTGAACATGGGTCCAACATTTGGTTCGAATGGGAAACACAAGACCTTCTTCCTGAAGAATTCACTCATGAAGGCAGTCCGAACGGTACGTTCACGAAGGAAACGGACATTATGGATGTCTGGTTTGATTCCGGATCCTCTCATCAGGCCGTACTTCATGAACGAGATGACTTGCAGCGTCCTGCCGATTTGTATCTTGAAGGGTCTGACCAATACAGAGGCTGGTTCAACTCATCCTTATCTACAGCAGTGGCTGTAACAGGCAAAGCTCCATATAAAGGGGTGCTAAGTCATGGTTTCGCCCTTGACGGACAAGGACGCAAAATGAGTAAATCTGTCGGCAATGTGGTTCTGCCATCCAAAGTGATGAACCAGCTTGGCGGAGATATCCTTCGTCTCTGGGTCGCATCCGTTGACTATCAAGCGGATGTACGCGTATCCGATGCCATCCTTAAACAGGTCGCAGAAGTTTACCGTAAAATCAGAAACACATTCCGATTCCTGCTCGGAAACCTTGCTGACTTCACTCCTGCTGATGCGGTCGATTGGGAGAATCTCCGTGACGTGGACCGATACATGCTTGTAAAATTAAACAAGCTGATTGATAAAGTGAAAAAAGCGTATGATGACTATGAATTTGCCGTGATCTACCATGCTGTTCATAATTTCTGTACGATTGAGCTCAGTGCGTTCTATCTTGATTTTGCCAAAGATGTTCTTTACATCGAAGGGGAAAATCATAGTGACCGCAGAGCGATTCAGACGGTACTCCATCAGACATTGCTTGCCCTGACTAAGTTAACGGCTCCAATTCTTCCGCATACTGCAGATGAAGTATGGGAGCATATTGAATCCGAACAGGCGGAAAGCGTGCAGCTGACAGATATGCCGGAAAGCTCTGTTTTCGAGAATGCAGATGCACTTGAAGAAAAATGGGATGCTTTCATGTCGCTGCGCGATGATGTACTGAAAGCCCTGGAAACAGCAAGAAACGAAAAGGTCATCGGAAAATCCCTGACGGCTAAAATCACCCTCTATCCGGATCAGGCAGCAAAAGCTCTGCTGGAATCTGTTGATGAGGATTTGAAGCAGCTGTTCATCGTATCCGGTTTTGAACTGGGAGGAGACATGAATGAAGCTCCTGAGAACGCTCAGGAATTCAGTAATGTCAAAATTACGGTTGAAGCAGCGGAAGGGGATACATGCGAACGCTGCTGGATCGTCACTCCGGAAGTAGGAAAAGACGAAGAGCATCCTGGACTTTGTGCACGCTGTGCGGATATTGTGAAAAAAGAATATGCATCGAACTAA
- a CDS encoding TraR/DksA family transcriptional regulator, whose protein sequence is MREELQERLFDHSFFESQTSETCHGTIMYHVKEELHDVEHALNKMDSGMYGICEETGELLPYSSLKYLPTARSIHDFSYKDQYEKKSLPLNFREMDYHSEHVEGALF, encoded by the coding sequence ATGCGGGAGGAGCTCCAGGAACGCTTGTTTGACCATTCTTTTTTTGAATCACAGACGTCAGAAACCTGTCATGGCACAATTATGTATCATGTAAAGGAGGAACTTCATGACGTCGAGCATGCTCTTAATAAAATGGATAGCGGAATGTATGGAATCTGTGAGGAAACAGGGGAACTTCTTCCATACTCAAGCTTGAAATATTTACCGACGGCACGAAGCATTCATGATTTTTCATACAAGGATCAATACGAAAAAAAATCGCTCCCGCTCAATTTTCGTGAAATGGATTATCATAGCGAACATGTTGAGGGCGCCCTCTTTTAA
- the lspA gene encoding signal peptidase II: MRLVSYILAIVIIILDQLTKWLVVQNLEIGDQVPVIENFLYITSHRNEGAAWGILQGQMWFFYIVTLVVIGAIVYYIQKFVKKAGLLGVALGLMLGGAIGNFIDRVLHQQVVDFVQTFIFSYNFPIFNIADSALCVGVILLFIQMLFDSKNEKKEGQTL, translated from the coding sequence GTGCGTTTAGTAAGCTACATACTGGCAATTGTGATTATTATTCTGGACCAGCTGACGAAGTGGCTGGTTGTGCAAAATTTGGAAATCGGAGATCAGGTGCCGGTTATTGAGAATTTTTTATACATCACTTCACACCGGAATGAAGGAGCGGCCTGGGGAATTCTTCAGGGGCAAATGTGGTTCTTCTATATCGTAACGCTAGTTGTCATTGGAGCGATTGTGTATTACATTCAGAAATTTGTAAAGAAGGCCGGTTTGCTTGGGGTTGCGCTGGGACTGATGCTTGGAGGGGCGATCGGAAACTTCATTGATCGTGTTCTGCATCAGCAAGTTGTTGATTTTGTTCAGACTTTTATTTTTTCGTACAACTTTCCCATCTTCAACATCGCTGATTCCGCGCTTTGTGTAGGAGTGATCCTGCTGTTTATTCAAATGCTGTTTGACAGCAAAAATGAGAAAAAAGAGGGGCAAACCTTGTAA
- a CDS encoding RluA family pseudouridine synthase: protein MDIHEFTIQKDQAGDRLDKTLSLVNQDWSRTQVQSLMKSGLVLVNGNAVKTNYKGAEGDFVTVEIPEPEELNVQAEEMDLDIYYEDSDVLVVNKPKGMVVHPANGHLTGTLVNGLMAHCKDLSGINGVLRPGIVHRIDKDTSGLLMVAKNDLAHESLVGQLVEKTVTRRYKALVHGNISHEQGTVDAPIGRDKQDRQSMTVTRENSRDAVTHFKVLDRYKDFTFIECQLETGRTHQIRVHMKYIGYPLAGDPKYGPRKTLSIDGQALHAGILGFIHPRSGEYMEFEAPLPEYFAKLLTQLEK from the coding sequence ATGGACATCCATGAATTTACGATACAAAAAGATCAGGCCGGAGACAGGCTCGATAAGACACTGTCATTGGTGAATCAAGACTGGTCACGCACACAAGTTCAATCACTTATGAAGAGCGGACTGGTTCTTGTGAACGGAAATGCGGTCAAAACCAATTATAAAGGGGCAGAAGGGGATTTCGTAACGGTTGAGATTCCCGAGCCGGAAGAATTAAATGTACAGGCTGAGGAAATGGATCTTGATATTTATTATGAAGACAGTGATGTCCTCGTTGTCAATAAGCCAAAGGGAATGGTGGTCCACCCTGCAAATGGCCATTTAACAGGTACCCTTGTAAATGGGCTCATGGCCCACTGCAAAGACCTATCAGGTATTAACGGTGTATTGAGACCGGGAATCGTCCACCGGATTGATAAAGATACATCCGGACTCCTTATGGTCGCAAAAAACGATTTGGCACACGAATCCCTAGTCGGACAGCTTGTGGAGAAAACGGTAACCCGTCGGTACAAAGCGCTTGTTCACGGAAACATTTCTCACGAGCAGGGAACGGTGGATGCACCGATTGGACGAGATAAACAGGATCGCCAGAGCATGACCGTGACGAGGGAAAACAGCCGGGATGCTGTGACCCATTTTAAAGTGCTGGACCGATATAAAGACTTTACATTCATTGAGTGTCAGCTGGAGACTGGGAGAACGCATCAAATCCGCGTTCATATGAAGTATATCGGCTACCCTTTGGCAGGGGATCCGAAATACGGACCGAGAAAAACGCTGTCCATCGATGGCCAGGCACTCCATGCCGGAATACTTGGGTTCATCCATCCCCGTTCAGGCGAGTATATGGAGTTCGAAGCGCCGCTGCCTGAATATTTCGCTAAGCTTCTAACACAGCTTGAAAAATAA
- the pyrR gene encoding bifunctional pyr operon transcriptional regulator/uracil phosphoribosyltransferase PyrR: MSKKAVVLDEQAIRRALTRIAHEIIERNKGIDDCLLIGIKTRGIYIANRLAEKIRQIEGKDIPIGELDITLYRDDLTKKTSSQEPLVKGSDIPQSILDKKVILVDDVLYTGRTVRAAMDALVDIGRPAAIQLAVLVDRGHRELPIRADFVGKNIPTSSSEKIVVEMEEVDQSDQVSIYEKNS, encoded by the coding sequence GTGTCAAAAAAAGCAGTGGTCCTGGATGAACAGGCAATCCGCCGGGCACTTACGCGAATTGCCCATGAAATCATTGAACGCAACAAAGGCATTGACGATTGTCTGCTGATCGGTATTAAAACGAGGGGCATTTATATTGCCAACCGTCTTGCTGAGAAAATCCGCCAGATTGAAGGGAAGGACATTCCAATCGGCGAGCTCGACATTACCCTTTACCGCGATGATTTAACCAAAAAAACGAGCAGCCAGGAGCCGCTTGTCAAAGGTTCGGATATTCCGCAGTCCATCTTGGATAAAAAAGTGATCCTTGTAGATGACGTCCTTTACACAGGAAGAACCGTGCGTGCAGCCATGGATGCCCTTGTGGATATCGGCAGGCCGGCTGCCATCCAGCTGGCTGTGCTTGTAGACAGGGGTCACCGTGAACTTCCAATCCGGGCAGATTTTGTCGGAAAAAACATCCCCACTTCCAGCTCAGAGAAGATTGTTGTGGAGATGGAGGAAGTGGATCAGTCTGATCAAGTGTCCATTTATGAAAAAAATAGCTAG